A single Candidatus Binatia bacterium DNA region contains:
- the cysK gene encoding cysteine synthase A: MIYDSILDTIGRTPVVRINRLAPKGVDMFVKVESFNPMGSVKDRLALAIMLDAEERGAIAPGQTVVEATSGNTGIALAMVCAAKGYPFVATMAESFSIERRKIMRGLGARVILTPAAAKGTGMVKKAEELAAKHGWFLARQFKNPANPAYHRSTTGPEILSDFANRRLDYWVTGWGTGGTLTGVGEILKAARHGVKIIATEPAAAALLAGGEWMPHKIQGWTPDFVPDVLNREIFDELHTVTDEEGKAMARRLACEEGIFVGLSAGATFATALKVADTAPEGSTILTMLPDTGERYLSTYLFDDIEEGSDDEWLASLG, from the coding sequence CCGGCTCGCGCCGAAGGGCGTCGACATGTTCGTGAAGGTCGAGTCCTTCAATCCGATGGGATCGGTGAAGGATCGGCTCGCGCTCGCAATCATGCTCGACGCCGAAGAGCGCGGTGCCATTGCCCCCGGCCAGACCGTGGTCGAGGCGACCTCGGGCAACACGGGCATCGCGCTCGCGATGGTGTGTGCCGCGAAGGGCTATCCGTTCGTCGCGACGATGGCGGAGTCGTTCTCGATCGAGAGGCGCAAGATCATGCGCGGCCTTGGCGCGCGTGTGATCCTCACTCCGGCGGCCGCGAAGGGCACTGGAATGGTGAAGAAGGCGGAGGAACTCGCGGCGAAGCACGGCTGGTTCCTGGCTCGGCAGTTCAAGAACCCGGCGAATCCCGCGTATCACCGAAGCACGACCGGGCCGGAGATCCTGAGCGACTTTGCGAATCGTCGCTTGGACTACTGGGTCACGGGTTGGGGCACGGGCGGGACGCTCACCGGTGTAGGCGAGATCCTCAAGGCGGCGCGGCACGGCGTGAAGATCATTGCGACCGAACCGGCGGCCGCGGCTCTGCTGGCTGGGGGAGAGTGGATGCCTCACAAGATCCAGGGTTGGACGCCGGACTTCGTGCCGGATGTTCTCAACCGCGAGATCTTCGACGAGCTGCATACGGTCACCGATGAAGAGGGCAAGGCCATGGCGCGTCGGCTCGCCTGCGAAGAAGGGATCTTCGTCGGGCTCTCCGCCGGTGCGACGTTCGCAACGGCGCTCAAGGTCGCCGATACCGCCCCGGAGGGCTCGACCATCCTGACGATGCTGCCGGACACTGGCGAGCGGTATCTCTCGACCTACCTCTTCGACGACATCGAGGAGGGTTCGGACGACGAGTGGCTCGCGTCGCTCGGCTAA